One window of Fusobacterium polymorphum genomic DNA carries:
- a CDS encoding tetratricopeptide repeat protein — translation MRKYLIISLLASYSIVFAGESEDFKAVDNLYKERNFKAALVESEKFLQKYPESKHQKSMRDKVAKIYFLEKNYKKAEEIFKKLFMMEEKQSQKDEYASYLARANALLNNSDSAMFYVKEIKDKKVFQKTFFAVAQNFLAKENNEAALKAYKEIIDNKYESYKESMMGLGIVYYNLKDYDKAIYWLSEYSKEMPKENKEMVSYLRASALYRKGNTDDAISRFEELANIEPSTEYSRKAALYLIEIYSNRKDEGKVTFYLNKIKGTKEYNTAMTMIGDLYVTKENYNKALDYYGQSNDKNNPKLIYGEAYSLYKNGKYEEALKKFQSLKNSDYYNQSIYHIFAINYKLKNFDEIIRDREIIRKVVVSQVDTDNIIRIIANSAYQVGNYKLAKDYYGRLFAVSPDKENLFRVILLDSQMLDMEDLRIRFNQYNELYSNDTEFKKDVYLYTGDAYYKAGDPERAEQIYKTYLNQYTNTEVISSLMSTLLEQKKYDEMQQYLSLVQDESSVNYLKGIAAMGLGKYDEAEAEFQKVLASGDQSLSTKVYLNRVRNYFLAERYNEAVQAGEQYLSKLSPDKEKAIYSEMLDKIGLSYFRLGKYDQARSYYSKIASMKGYEVYGRFQIADSYYNEQNYEKAGNLYKEVYNQFGETFYGEQAYYKYIMTLSLTGNTDAFEREKNNFMKVYPNSNLRGTITNLTTNMYIESGDTDKAIESLNNSSSNTDDVAVKETNTTKIITLKLQKKDYKDIEKYIAELPTEEERAYYSAQYYAAKKDPKAVKEYEALLQYDKYKAYASKGLGDYYFDKKDLSKAKKYYGDYATVNKNPDEYILYRLGQANEKENNLKMALTDYKAVYSKNGKLANDAMLRAAEIYDKQENVVEAEKLFTKLYAVKNNKDLKAYSIEKLIYYKLVKENTKEAKKLYDELRKLDAKRAEKFKAYF, via the coding sequence ATGAGAAAATATTTAATAATATCACTTTTAGCTAGTTACAGTATAGTTTTTGCCGGAGAATCAGAAGATTTTAAAGCAGTTGATAATTTGTATAAAGAAAGAAACTTCAAAGCTGCTTTGGTTGAGTCAGAAAAATTTTTACAAAAATATCCTGAATCAAAACATCAAAAGAGTATGAGAGATAAAGTTGCAAAAATTTACTTCTTAGAAAAAAATTATAAAAAAGCAGAAGAAATATTTAAAAAATTATTTATGATGGAAGAAAAACAGTCTCAAAAAGATGAATATGCTTCTTATTTAGCAAGAGCTAATGCACTACTAAATAATTCAGATTCAGCTATGTTTTATGTGAAAGAAATTAAAGATAAAAAGGTATTTCAAAAAACATTTTTTGCTGTAGCACAAAATTTTTTGGCTAAGGAAAATAATGAAGCTGCTTTAAAAGCATATAAAGAAATTATTGATAATAAATATGAAAGCTATAAAGAATCTATGATGGGCTTGGGTATAGTTTACTATAATTTAAAAGATTACGATAAAGCAATATATTGGTTATCTGAATATTCAAAGGAAATGCCTAAAGAAAATAAAGAAATGGTTTCATATTTAAGAGCTTCAGCACTTTATAGAAAAGGAAATACAGATGATGCCATAAGTCGTTTTGAAGAATTAGCTAATATAGAACCTTCAACTGAATATTCAAGAAAAGCAGCACTGTATCTAATAGAAATTTATAGTAATAGAAAAGATGAAGGAAAAGTGACTTTTTATTTAAATAAAATAAAAGGTACAAAAGAATATAATACAGCAATGACTATGATAGGTGACTTATATGTAACAAAGGAAAATTATAATAAGGCCTTAGACTATTATGGTCAAAGTAATGATAAAAATAATCCAAAACTTATTTATGGTGAGGCATATTCACTATACAAAAATGGTAAATATGAAGAAGCTTTGAAAAAATTCCAATCATTAAAAAATAGTGATTATTATAATCAATCAATTTATCATATATTTGCAATAAATTATAAATTAAAGAATTTTGATGAAATTATAAGAGATAGAGAAATTATAAGAAAAGTTGTTGTTAGTCAAGTTGATACAGATAATATAATAAGAATAATTGCAAACTCTGCATATCAAGTTGGTAACTATAAGTTAGCAAAAGACTACTATGGTAGACTTTTTGCAGTTTCACCAGATAAAGAAAATCTATTTAGAGTAATACTTTTAGATAGCCAAATGTTAGATATGGAAGATTTAAGAATTAGATTTAATCAATATAATGAACTATATTCTAATGATACAGAGTTTAAAAAAGATGTTTACTTGTATACAGGGGATGCTTATTATAAAGCTGGAGACCCTGAAAGAGCAGAACAAATTTATAAAACTTATTTAAATCAATATACAAATACAGAAGTTATATCAAGTTTGATGTCAACATTATTAGAACAAAAGAAATATGATGAAATGCAACAATATTTATCACTTGTACAAGATGAAAGCAGTGTAAACTATTTGAAAGGTATAGCTGCTATGGGACTTGGAAAATATGATGAAGCAGAAGCAGAATTTCAAAAGGTTCTAGCAAGTGGAGATCAAAGTTTGAGTACAAAGGTTTATCTAAATAGAGTTAGAAACTATTTCTTGGCAGAAAGATATAATGAAGCTGTTCAAGCGGGGGAACAATATTTATCTAAGTTAAGTCCAGATAAAGAAAAAGCTATATATAGCGAAATGCTTGATAAAATAGGATTGAGTTATTTCAGACTTGGAAAATATGATCAAGCAAGATCTTATTATTCAAAAATAGCTAGTATGAAAGGTTATGAAGTTTATGGTAGATTCCAAATAGCTGATAGTTATTATAATGAACAAAACTATGAAAAAGCTGGAAATTTATATAAAGAAGTTTATAATCAATTTGGAGAAACTTTCTATGGAGAACAAGCTTATTATAAATATATAATGACACTTAGCTTAACAGGAAACACTGATGCTTTTGAAAGAGAAAAGAATAACTTTATGAAAGTATATCCAAATAGTAACTTAAGAGGAACAATAACAAATCTTACTACAAATATGTATATAGAAAGTGGAGATACTGATAAAGCAATAGAATCTTTAAATAATTCAAGCTCAAATACTGATGATGTTGCTGTTAAGGAAACTAATACTACTAAGATAATAACTTTAAAATTACAAAAGAAAGACTATAAAGATATAGAAAAATATATAGCAGAATTGCCAACAGAAGAAGAGAGAGCTTACTATTCAGCACAATATTATGCTGCTAAAAAAGATCCAAAAGCAGTAAAAGAATATGAAGCATTATTACAATATGATAAATATAAGGCTTATGCTTCAAAAGGTCTAGGAGATTATTATTTTGATAAGAAAGATTTATCAAAAGCTAAAAAATACTATGGAGATTATGCTACTGTAAATAAGAATCCTGATGAATATATTTTATATAGATTAGGACAAGCCAATGAAAAAGAAAATAACTTAAAAATGGCTTTAACTGACTATAAGGCAGTATATTCTAAAAATGGTAAACTTGCAAATGATGCTATGTTAAGAGCAGCAGAAATCTATGATAAACAAGAAAATGTAGTAGAGGCTGAAAAGTTATTTACAAAATTATATGCAGTAAAAAATAATAAAGATTTAAAAGCCTACTCTATTGAAAAATTAATTTACTATAAACTTGTAAAAGAAAATACAAAAGAAGCTAAAAAGTTATATGATGAACTTAGAAAATTAGATGCTAAAAGAGCAGAAAAATTTAAAGCATACTTTTAA
- a CDS encoding MotA/TolQ/ExbB proton channel family protein: MQILKAGGILMYFILFMGIIGLYAVLERFSYFLIRERNNFSKLPSDVRQLINEGKIKEAIVALNSNKSSTSLVLKEILIYGYKENKETLSALEEKGKEKAIEQIKSLERNMWLLSLAANASPLLGLLGTVTGMITAFNSIALNGTGDAGVLAKGISEALYTTAGGLIVAIPCMIFYNYFNKKIDLIVSDIEKTCTELLNHFRE, translated from the coding sequence ATGCAAATACTTAAAGCAGGTGGAATATTAATGTATTTTATTCTCTTTATGGGAATAATAGGACTTTATGCAGTATTAGAAAGATTTTCGTATTTTCTAATAAGAGAGAGAAATAATTTTTCTAAATTACCTTCAGATGTAAGACAACTTATAAATGAAGGTAAAATAAAAGAAGCAATAGTTGCTTTAAATTCTAATAAATCATCAACTTCATTAGTTTTAAAAGAAATATTGATCTATGGATATAAAGAAAATAAGGAAACTTTATCTGCACTTGAAGAAAAAGGAAAAGAAAAAGCAATTGAACAAATAAAATCATTGGAAAGAAATATGTGGCTCCTTTCATTGGCTGCTAATGCTTCTCCATTATTGGGATTATTGGGAACAGTTACTGGTATGATAACAGCATTTAATTCAATAGCATTGAATGGAACAGGAGATGCTGGAGTTTTAGCAAAAGGTATTTCAGAAGCCCTATATACAACAGCAGGAGGACTTATCGTAGCTATACCTTGTATGATATTTTATAATTATTTTAATAAAAAAATTGATTTAATAGTGAGTGATATAGAAAAAACTTGTACAGAGTTGTTGAACCATTTCAGAGAGTAG
- a CDS encoding ExbD/TolR family protein encodes MKLERIKRRSGGTLVLEITPLIDVVFLLLIFFMLATSFDERSAFKIDLPKSTAAKTKSTLKEVQVLVDKDRNVYVRYTDNSGKSQNEKLDLTSFVSVVSEKLNNSENKDVIISADKDIDYGFIVEIMSLLKESGASAINIDTAIKSR; translated from the coding sequence ATGAAATTAGAAAGAATAAAAAGAAGAAGTGGTGGAACACTAGTTTTAGAAATCACACCACTTATAGATGTAGTTTTTCTTTTACTTATTTTCTTTATGTTGGCAACAAGTTTTGATGAAAGATCAGCTTTTAAAATAGATTTACCTAAATCTACTGCTGCAAAGACAAAAAGTACATTAAAAGAAGTACAAGTTTTAGTTGATAAGGATAGAAATGTATATGTAAGATATACAGATAATTCTGGTAAATCTCAAAATGAGAAGTTAGATTTAACAAGTTTTGTTTCAGTTGTATCTGAAAAATTAAATAATTCTGAAAATAAGGATGTAATAATTTCAGCTGATAAAGATATTGATTATGGATTCATTGTTGAAATAATGAGCTTACTAAAAGAATCAGGAGCAAGTGCTATAAATATAGATACTGCAATCAAAAGTAGGTGA
- a CDS encoding energy transducer TonB, whose protein sequence is MKKNDYICLFLSIVINIGIVFALTVFSTDEMVETDEIKIGLVAVESNATTKFKGKKNVDAKKQNLEADSIEKKAEEDKKQEEKSVEKPEEKPVEKPEKEKPEKKVEEDKKAEKTVQVEEKPKTAPKKEKPSLADLKKQISDSQPKTSNGGFSPTADPDGEEVVDRVLQNVTYSNGLVSGSKMGNSEGGLLVDWHDGNRAPEFPQSARASGKHGKLKIKLKVDKAGNVLSYVIVEGSGVPEIDASVERVVGSWRVKLLKKGKPVNGTFYLNYNFNFK, encoded by the coding sequence ATGAAGAAAAATGACTATATTTGTTTATTTTTATCAATAGTTATAAATATAGGTATAGTGTTTGCTTTAACAGTATTTTCAACAGATGAAATGGTAGAAACAGATGAAATTAAAATAGGTTTGGTAGCAGTTGAATCTAATGCTACTACAAAGTTTAAAGGCAAAAAGAATGTAGATGCTAAAAAACAAAATTTAGAAGCAGATAGTATAGAGAAGAAAGCTGAAGAAGATAAGAAACAGGAAGAAAAGTCTGTAGAGAAACCAGAAGAAAAACCAGTTGAAAAACCTGAAAAAGAAAAGCCAGAAAAAAAAGTAGAAGAAGATAAGAAAGCTGAAAAAACAGTTCAAGTTGAAGAAAAACCTAAAACAGCTCCTAAAAAAGAAAAACCTTCATTAGCAGATTTGAAGAAACAAATATCTGATTCACAACCTAAAACTTCAAATGGAGGATTTAGTCCAACTGCTGATCCAGATGGAGAAGAAGTTGTGGATAGAGTTTTACAAAATGTAACATATTCAAATGGTTTAGTATCAGGAAGTAAAATGGGAAATTCAGAAGGTGGACTTTTAGTTGATTGGCATGATGGAAATAGAGCACCAGAATTCCCTCAATCTGCAAGAGCTTCAGGAAAACATGGTAAATTAAAAATTAAATTAAAAGTTGATAAAGCTGGAAATGTTTTATCTTATGTTATAGTAGAAGGAAGTGGAGTACCAGAAATAGATGCCTCTGTTGAAAGAGTTGTAGGAAGTTGGAGGGTAAAGCTTCTAAAAAAAGGTAAGCCTGTAAATGGAACATTTTATCTAAATTATAATTTTAATTTTAAATAA
- a CDS encoding sigma-54-dependent transcriptional regulator: MLLLGFRLDNDLKLEFENNFENDLVFVENIMSFMEAIKSRKYEAIVIDERNSKEEALINLILKVTEVQKKAVIIILGETSNWRIIAGSIKAGAYDYILKPELPRTIVKIVEKSVKDYKGLVERVDKTKSTGEKLIGRSKLMIDLYKVIGKVANNSAPVLVTGERGTGKTSVAKAIHQFSNVHDKPLISINCNSYRANLLERKLFGYEKGSFEGAAFSQYGELEKAEGGILHLANIESLSLDMQSKILFLLEENKFLRLGGMEPINAFVRIIASTSVNLEELIEKGLFIDELYRKLKVLEIDIPTLKERKEDIPFIIDHYMAECNQEMNKNIKGVTKVALKKIMRYDWPGNVNELKNAIKYAVAMCRGSSILIEDLPPNVVGEKILNGKEESKAVSIENLVKNEISQLRSKNKKRDYYFEIISKIEKEIIKQVLEITNGKKVETAEILGITRNTLRTKMNYYDLE, translated from the coding sequence ATGTTGTTATTAGGTTTTCGTCTTGACAATGACTTAAAATTAGAATTTGAAAATAATTTTGAAAATGATTTAGTATTTGTAGAAAATATTATGTCTTTTATGGAAGCTATAAAAAGTAGAAAATATGAGGCAATAGTTATAGATGAAAGAAATTCCAAAGAAGAAGCACTTATCAATTTAATTTTAAAAGTTACAGAGGTTCAAAAAAAGGCAGTTATAATTATTTTAGGTGAAACTTCAAATTGGAGAATTATTGCAGGAAGTATAAAAGCTGGAGCTTATGATTATATATTAAAACCAGAGTTACCTAGAACTATTGTAAAAATTGTAGAAAAGTCAGTAAAAGATTATAAAGGTTTAGTAGAAAGAGTTGATAAAACTAAGAGCACAGGGGAAAAGTTAATAGGTAGAAGTAAACTTATGATAGACCTCTATAAAGTTATAGGAAAGGTTGCAAATAACTCTGCACCAGTTTTAGTAACAGGAGAAAGAGGAACAGGAAAAACAAGTGTTGCAAAAGCAATACATCAATTTAGCAATGTCCATGATAAACCTCTTATAAGTATAAATTGTAATTCATATAGAGCAAATTTATTAGAAAGAAAATTATTTGGTTATGAAAAGGGTTCATTTGAAGGAGCTGCATTCAGCCAATATGGTGAATTAGAAAAAGCAGAAGGAGGAATACTCCATCTAGCAAATATAGAATCTTTAAGCCTTGATATGCAATCTAAAATATTATTTTTATTAGAAGAAAATAAATTTTTGAGATTAGGTGGAATGGAGCCAATAAATGCTTTTGTAAGAATAATAGCCTCTACAAGTGTGAACTTAGAAGAACTTATTGAAAAAGGTTTATTTATAGATGAGCTTTATAGAAAATTAAAAGTTTTAGAAATAGATATTCCCACTTTAAAAGAGAGAAAAGAAGATATACCTTTTATAATAGATCACTATATGGCAGAATGTAATCAAGAAATGAATAAGAATATAAAAGGTGTAACTAAGGTAGCATTAAAAAAGATAATGAGATATGATTGGCCAGGTAATGTAAATGAACTAAAAAATGCTATAAAATATGCAGTTGCAATGTGTAGGGGCTCTAGTATCTTAATAGAAGATTTGCCTCCTAATGTTGTTGGAGAAAAGATTTTAAATGGAAAAGAAGAATCTAAGGCTGTATCTATTGAGAATCTTGTTAAAAATGAAATAAGTCAATTAAGAAGTAAAAATAAGAAAAGAGACTATTATTTTGAAATAATATCAAAAATTGAAAAAGAAATTATTAAACAAGTACTTGAGATTACTAATGGCAAAAAAGTAGAAACAGCTGAAATTTTAGGTATTACAAGAAATACTTTAAGAACAAAAATGAATTATTATGATTTGGAGTAA
- the dnaX gene encoding DNA polymerase III subunit gamma/tau, translating to MHITLYRKYRPSSFSEVSGENEIVKSLKLSLKNKSMAHAYLFSGPRGVGKTTIARLIAKGVNCLNLKENGEPCNECKNCKAINEGRFSDLIEIDAASNRSIDEIRSLKEKINYQPVEGLKKVYIIDEAHMLTKEAFNALLKTLEEPPAHVMFILATTELEKILPTIISRCQRYDFKPLDLEEMKSGLEHILKEENLSMTDDVYPVIYENSSGSMRDSISILERLIVTANGKEIDLKIAEDTLGITPSSRIKIFLNKILNENEYDIINELENLANESFDIELFFKDLAKYCKNAIVKKEIDIDKGLKIISTIYDVIGKFKFEDDKKLVGYVIVAEILSNTKQTVVKVVTTAQTNVSPPISSTEEKPKDKEKVNIKLTISDVKNNWNSILAEANNKRFSYKAFLMGANPVRIEDNNLYINYDKKYSFAKDLMETSEYSQEFNKIVKSFFNEDDLEIKYEVVGQKKEEENKNSEFFQKIENYFKGEN from the coding sequence ATGCATATTACACTTTATAGAAAATATAGACCAAGTAGTTTTTCAGAAGTATCTGGTGAAAATGAAATAGTAAAAAGTTTAAAGTTATCTTTAAAAAATAAGTCTATGGCACATGCATATCTTTTTTCAGGTCCAAGAGGTGTAGGTAAAACAACTATTGCAAGGCTTATTGCAAAAGGTGTAAATTGTCTTAACTTAAAGGAAAATGGGGAGCCTTGTAATGAATGTAAAAATTGTAAAGCAATAAATGAAGGAAGATTTTCTGATTTGATAGAAATAGATGCTGCTTCTAATAGAAGTATTGATGAAATAAGAAGTTTAAAAGAAAAAATTAATTATCAACCTGTTGAAGGATTAAAAAAGGTATATATAATAGATGAAGCACATATGCTTACAAAAGAAGCCTTTAATGCACTTTTAAAAACTTTAGAAGAGCCACCTGCTCATGTTATGTTTATACTTGCAACAACAGAATTAGAAAAAATCTTACCAACTATAATCTCTCGTTGTCAAAGATATGACTTTAAACCACTTGATTTAGAGGAAATGAAGTCAGGACTTGAACATATCTTAAAAGAAGAAAATTTATCTATGACTGATGATGTATATCCAGTTATTTATGAAAATTCTTCTGGAAGTATGAGAGATTCAATTTCTATTTTAGAAAGACTTATAGTTACAGCAAATGGCAAAGAAATAGATTTAAAAATAGCAGAAGACACACTAGGGATAACACCAAGTTCAAGAATAAAAATATTTTTAAATAAGATATTAAATGAAAATGAATATGATATAATAAATGAGCTTGAAAATTTAGCAAATGAATCTTTTGATATAGAATTATTTTTTAAAGACTTAGCAAAATATTGTAAAAATGCTATTGTGAAAAAAGAAATAGATATAGATAAAGGTTTAAAAATAATTTCAACAATATATGATGTGATAGGAAAATTTAAGTTTGAAGATGATAAAAAACTTGTAGGCTATGTGATAGTTGCAGAAATTTTATCTAATACCAAGCAAACAGTTGTAAAAGTTGTAACTACAGCTCAAACAAATGTAAGTCCTCCTATTTCATCAACAGAAGAAAAACCAAAAGATAAAGAAAAAGTAAATATAAAATTAACAATTTCAGATGTAAAAAATAATTGGAACTCTATTCTTGCAGAAGCAAATAATAAAAGATTTTCATATAAGGCTTTTTTAATGGGAGCTAATCCTGTGAGAATAGAAGATAATAATCTTTATATAAATTATGATAAAAAATATTCATTTGCAAAAGATTTAATGGAAACTTCTGAATATAGTCAAGAGTTTAATAAAATAGTTAAGAGTTTCTTTAATGAAGATGATTTAGAAATTAAGTATGAAGTTGTAGGACAAAAAAAAGAAGAAGAAAATAAAAACTCTGAATTTTTTCAAAAAATAGAGAATTATTTTAAAGGAGAAAATTAG
- the rplI gene encoding 50S ribosomal protein L9: MAKIQVILLEDVAGQGRKGEIVTVSDGYAHNFLLKGKKGVLATPEELQKIENRKKKEAKKHEEERNKSLELKKLLESKVLNIPVKAGENGKLFGAITSKEIASQIKDELGLDIDKKKIEANIKNLGPDEIHIKLFTDVKAVMKVNVITK, translated from the coding sequence ATGGCAAAAATACAAGTAATACTTTTAGAGGATGTTGCAGGACAAGGAAGAAAAGGGGAGATAGTAACAGTATCTGATGGTTATGCTCATAACTTTCTTTTAAAAGGGAAAAAAGGAGTTTTAGCTACTCCTGAAGAATTACAAAAAATAGAAAATAGAAAGAAAAAAGAAGCTAAAAAACATGAAGAAGAAAGAAATAAATCTTTAGAATTAAAAAAATTATTAGAAAGTAAAGTTTTAAATATTCCAGTTAAAGCAGGAGAAAATGGAAAATTATTTGGGGCTATTACAAGTAAAGAAATAGCAAGTCAAATAAAAGATGAATTAGGTTTAGATATAGATAAGAAAAAAATTGAAGCAAATATTAAAAATCTAGGACCTGATGAAATTCATATAAAATTATTCACTGATGTTAAAGCAGTTATGAAAGTAAATGTAATAACTAAATAG